The sequence TATTTCATTCGGTTTGAAGAAATCCGAGGTAGAACAATGGATTGATACGGGGAGACCCTTCATGACCAGTGGTTGTCCGGGAGGAGGAATGGAAGCGGCCTGTAACCGCCCCTATGGGGACGGCCCGGCCAGTGACATCCGGAGTTTCCCCTTTCCACTGGAAGCGCAGGATATCGCCCTGGTAAAACAACAATTGGGGTGGGAGTGAGACCTCCTTTAAATGAAAACCATAGGGTTGCATCTTTTATATTGAAATTTGGTAAGGGCAGCTATCCGAGTTTCCGAAACCGGTGCCTTCCCGGTTCGACGACTACGAAAGCCTGTGTTAATTCAGTTTCGGAGTGTTCCTCCAAAACTCGGGCCAATTCCTGATGAGTTGTATCTTGGGTTGAGGGCATCATCCGCAGATAGATCACTCCCGCACCTAAACCTTGTACAAAGACAAGGCCTCCAAAATCCCTATCGCGGGTGATAAAAATGCGACTTTGATCATGGGCAATCTCGAGCAGATCAGAGTCACTTGAACGAGACAACCCAATTTTAGCGACGGTGACTACGTCGTGTCCCAGACCGATGAGAAATCGGCCAGTTGCCGCATAGACATCCTGA is a genomic window of Deltaproteobacteria bacterium containing:
- a CDS encoding DUF5615 family PIN-like protein; the protein is MKFLLDQDVYAATGRFLIGLGHDVVTVAKIGLSRSSDSDLLEIAHDQSRIFITRDRDFGGLVFVQGLGAGVIYLRMMPSTQDTTHQELARVLEEHSETELTQAFVVVEPGRHRFRKLG